The DNA segment ccagctAAACATTAGAAATGCTGAGAAAGTTAGCacaataaataaagcatttgctgaagttcagaaagaaatacagcaactATCAAAAGGCACTGCAGCAGAACCTCAGAAGAATGATCAGGTAATTTCCCTTTGTAAAAATCTGAGGAGGGAAATGAAAGGAGTGTGCATGTTCAAAGCATATATTCTGGCTCTAAGACTGCAGGCAATTCATGCAGTTGCTTTAAAGCTATAAACCCAGCTTTATTAATTTAAGTTGTGTTGTAATGTTGCAATCTGGTTCGCATATTCAAGTGCTAGGTAGCTACTAAAGTAGAGAGAAGAGGGTGGTTAACCAAGCCAGAGCATGCttctaaaacatatttttaaattatgttctcACCggtttttaattgattttttaaaaaagtcagttccagctccagctctttgAGACTTATATGTCAACATGAAGAGACATAGAAAGGAAAGATGAACCTTGCTAATTCCCTACCCAAAGCATCTGATAGTGTTTTGAACCAAACAGTTCTGCCTCTTTTTGTTCCCGATTCCTAAACCTTCGTATTCCCTAATCAGAAGTACCAACACCTGCAACAGCAATTTCTGTACTGGAGCTCTTGCCTGTGAAATGCTGTCTTGAACCCGAAGTGCACTTATCTTCCTTTCTCAAGTCTTACACAGGGCTACGTGCAGTTTTGTGCAAGAAATAATTCACAGAGTGTAATTGCAGGCAAGCTCCTCCATATAAACTCTTTATGCTGACTCTGATGCTCTGGGCATGGTTTGGGGTAGAGAAAGCAGCGGGCTAGGATGAGGTACAGATGAAGCCATCCTGGCTGCTGGAGAAGCGGACATGAATTTTGTGTTATTTACTGTGCCTGGAGTGAAGAACTTTCTGTATAGCTGGGAGCAACAAAACAGGTGTCAGATACCttaaggagaggctgaggggcaAAATGAAACAGGTGCCAGTACTGCCAGCGCAGGATGAGGCCAAGCAAGGGTTTCAAGGCAGTTGGTGGAAGCTGACCTGTCCCTGCTGGCTTGCTATTGCGTGCAGCCAGGAATTCGGACTATACCACTGCTTCTGTGCTAGTAGGGCTGTATGTGATCATGCACGCTGTAATAGTACTTTCTCCGAAGTTGCAGAAGTGTTGTCAAGAGCACTTCTGAACTAAAAGCTGAGCCTATTTCCATTTGGCCATGTATGTTATATTACTGGTGTGatgctttgtctttttcctgtggCATAAAGTATTGGCTACTTATCTGTCAAGTTCAGTGAATCCTGTAATCCCCCAAATCACTCAATTATGACTGAAAAATTAGCCTCAATCAAATATATAAAGACAAACTAATCTTCTAGACAATGGATGTTTACTACTggagtaaaaataaattgctttctaCTTTAAACTTgaacttgtttttttcaggtttccaCAAACCTGGAAGAGGAACCGGCAAACGTGGATGCTGCCACAAACCTATTATCTCAGTTGTAATACATAATGGATGATGAAGGGATCACAAGAAATGAAGATAACAGATACCAATGGCTTTGTttgtacaattttatttaaaaaatcttgttAATATACAAGTATTGGCACACTTTAATACAAACTACAAACAGACCTTTCCTATCATCTAGGAAAGTGGAATGTCAGAAGTCAGTGTGAGAAACTTAAAGTGCTA comes from the Falco rusticolus isolate bFalRus1 chromosome 3, bFalRus1.pri, whole genome shotgun sequence genome and includes:
- the RBIS gene encoding ribosomal biogenesis factor, which encodes MGKSRPRAGKAGSVFRIARSGAAKAKAKGKARPVTSGLKQLNIRNAEKVSTINKAFAEVQKEIQQLSKGTAAEPQKNDQVSTNLEEEPANVDAATNLLSQL